Genomic window (Planctomycetota bacterium):
GACGATCTGCGGCGATGCCTCGGCGACCGCGGCCTGCCCGATGCGGCCAAGCTGCGCGATTTCTGCGCCCTGTGGGAGGCCGTGGAGGAGCGGCTGGGCGCGCTGCGGCTCTACGATGCGGCCGACCTGGTAGCCGCGGCCGCCGCGGCAGCCCCGGCCGACCGTTGGCTGGCCCAGGCGGCGGCCGTCTTCGTCTATGGCTTCTACGATCTCAACGAGCTTCAGCGCCGGCTGGTCGCCGCCTGCGCCACGGCGCGGCCGGCCGCGGCCTTCTTCCCCTTCACGCCCGGGGCGGCGGCATTCGCCTATGCCGAGCCCACCTTCGACTGGTTCCTCCGCCAGGGCTTCAGAGCCCGAGCCGAGCCTGAGCCCGCGGCGCCGCCCGAACTCGCCGCCCTCCGGCGCAACCTGTTCGCGCCTCTCACCGAGGGCGCTGCCTCTGAGGGCCGCCTGCGCCTCGTGAGCGCGCCCGACGAGGTGCGCGAGGTGCGCGCCCTGGTGCGTGAGGCCCTCGCCGCCGCCCGCGCCGGCACGGCGCTGCCCCGCGTGGGCATCCTGCTGCGCCAGACGGCCGCCTACGCCCCCCTCTTCGCCGAGGAGTGCGCGGCGGGCGGCCTCGCCGCGTATCCGCACGACCCGCCGCCCCTCGCCACCACGCGGGCCGGGCGCAGCCTGTTGATGCTCCTTCGCCTCCTGGAATCCGACTTCGCACGTCCCGACGTGATGGACCTCCTGACCTATGCGGACCTGGCGTTCGAGGCCCCCGCGGCCACGGCCGACTGGGACCTCCTTTCGATCCAGGCGGGCATCGTCAAGGGGCGCGACCAATGGCTGCCGCGCCTTGCCGCGCACCGCCGGGCGTTGGAGGCCCTCGGCACCGAGGACGAGAACCCGCGGCGCACGGCCGAGCTGCTCGAGGCCCTCACCCAGATCGAAGCCCTCCTGGGCCAGTTGATCCCGGCGATCGAGGCCATCCCCAAGACCGCTCGCTGGAGCGACCTGACCGGCGCCGTGCTGGCCCTCTTCCGCCGATTCGTGCGGCAGGACGCCGGCGGCGCCACGGTAGCCGAGGCCGTGGCAGAGCTGGCCTCGCTCGATGCCACGGGCGCGCCGGCCGACCTCCCCACGCTCGCCCGCCTGGCCCGCGAGCTGCTCGAGACCCGCCGGCCCCCGCGCCCGCCGTTCGGCTCGCGCGGCCCGGTCGTGGCCGACCTGCTCGAGTGCCGCGGCGTGCCTTTCGACCTCGTGTGCGTGCCCGGCCTCGTCGAGAAGGGCTTCCCCGCCCTGCCGACGCAGGACCCGCTGCTCTCGGACCGTGAACGCGCGCGGCTCAACGAGCGGGGCCTTCGGCTGCCGCTGAAGAGCGACCGCGCCGCCGAGGAGCGCCTGCTGCTGCGCCTCGCCGTGGGCGCGGCCCGCGACCGCGTCGTGCTCAGCTACCCACGCCTCGAATCGGGCTCGGCCCGCGAGCGCGTGCCGTCGCACTTCCTCCTGCGGGCCGTCGAGGCCGTCACAGGCCGGCGCTGCACCAACGCCACCCTCGGCGGCTTCGCGGGACACGAGACGCTCGGGGCGTCGGCCTTCGCCCCCGCCGACCCCGCGAGGGCGTGGCGCGAGGCGGAGTACGACCTGGCCGTTGCGGGCGCGGCGCTCCAGAGCGGGCGCGGGGCCGAGCTGGCCTACCTCGCCACCCTGTCGCCCACGTTCGCCGCGGCGCGCCGGGCCGAGGAGCGCCGCTGGGGCGAGGCCGCCTTCACGCCCTACGACGGCCTGTTGCTCGCCCCGGAGGCCCGCGACGTCTTGCGCGCCCTTCTCGGCCCCGAGCCCTGGCGCATGCCGGCTACGGCGCTGGAGCGCTATGCCGCCTGCCCGTTCCGCTACTTCCTCAAACACGTGCTCGGCATCGAGCCGCTGGCCGAGCCCGAGGCGGTGCGCCGCCTGTCGCACCTCGACAGGGGCAAGCTCCTCCACACCATCCTGCACCGGGCCCTGCGCCAGGCACGCGACGAGGGCCGACTGCCCTTGCGCCTCGACGCCCAGGAGGCGCTGCTGAGCATCGCACGCGAGGAGTTCGATGAGTTCGAGAAGCGGGGCCTCGTGGGCCTCCCCGCGCTCTGGAGTCTCGAGCGCGGCGCCCTGGAGGGCGACCTGCGCCGCTTCGTGCTCGACGAGGCCGCCGACCCGGGGGATTATGTGCCCGCCCACTTCGAGGCGGCGTTCGGCACGCCGCGCGGCGCCGGCGACCTGGCAAGCGCCCGAGGTCTCGTCCAGAACCTCGGCCCGGCCGGCACCATCGAGGTGGTGGGCCGCATTGACCGCATTGACCTGACCCCTGACGGCTCCCACGGCCGAGTGGTGGACTACAAGACGGGCGCCCAGGCCAGCCCGCCGCGCAGAGACCCGCTGGCCGGCGGCACCGCCCTGCAACTGCCCCTCTACCTCAAGGCCGCCGAACTGCTTGTGCCCGGTGCCACGATGGACGCCGCGCTCTATCGCCACGTCACCGAACGAGGCGACTACGCGGACACGGCGTTCACCCGCGACGACTATGCGGAGCTGGAGGATCGCCTGCTGCGCATCCTGGCCACCATCGTCGAGGGCATCGGCGCGGGGCGCTTCTTCGCGGGCGTGGCCGCGGACCAGGAGTGCCGAAGCTGCGACTACCGCGATGTGTGCGGCGTGGCCGCCGAGGCCGCTACGCGACGCAAGCTGGCCGATGAAGCCGTGCAAACCTACCTGGCCATGCGGGAGGCGGAATGAGCACGAAGCCCTATGCCGACGCCGCCCACCGCACCCGCGCCGAGAGCGACCTCGACGCCAGCCTCACCGTCGAGGCCGCCGCGGGCGCGGGCAAGACCTCCGTGCTCGTCACCCGCCTGCTCAACTTCGTGCGCGAGGGCAAGGCCCCGCTCCGCCGCATCGTGGCTGTCACCTTCACTGAGAAGGCCGCCGGCGAACTGCGCGTGCGGGTCCGCGAAGAGCTGGAGAAGGCGCTCGACGGCACGCTCGACGCCGAGTCCCGCGCCCGTTACGCGCAGGCCCTCGACGACCTCGGCCACGCGCCCATCGGCACCATTCACGCCTTCTGCGCGGGGCTGATCCGCGAGCGCCCCGTCGAGGCCGGCGTGGACCCGCAGTTCCGCGTGCTGGACGAGCTGGAAGGCTCGCTCGTGCGCGACCGCGCCTGGGACGACTGGCTGGAGGAGCAACTGGCCGCGGGCAACCTCGCGCTCCTGCGCGCGGTCGCGCATGGCTTGCGGCTGGAGGGCGAAGGCAACACGCTCCGCGCCCTGGCCCTCAAGATGTGCGGCTGCCGCGATCTGCTGGACAGGCTGCCCGCCGCTCCGCCGGCCCCCGACGTCGGGCCTTTTCTCGCGGAGGCGCGCCAGGGCCTGGCCGACCTCGTGGCGCTGGTTGACGGGCACTGCAATCCCGAGGCGGGGGCCGCCTTCCGCTCGCAGATGAGCCGTCTGGGCCGCGACCTCCGGCGCGCGGAGGGCCTCGACCCCATGCAGCGCGAGGCAGCGGTGATGCACCTCAACTTCCGCCGCAAGTTCCCGGGCAAGAAGCACTGGTCCAATGCGAAACGCCACGCGGAGGCCAACACGATCTTCGAGGACCTCAAGGCGCGTCAC
Coding sequences:
- a CDS encoding PD-(D/E)XK nuclease family protein; the protein is MSEASGIGRILHHSGSFAALETALWRAMDSVRALEPLAPILVLVPANLLRRHLLLEAAARGGCLNVHYLTLIDLARELGEAPLAAEGRALLPALGGELVARAVCEAAPGTYFDSIAGKPGFHRALLATIADFKEAGHTPDDLRRCLGDRGLPDAAKLRDFCALWEAVEERLGALRLYDAADLVAAAAAAAPADRWLAQAAAVFVYGFYDLNELQRRLVAACATARPAAAFFPFTPGAAAFAYAEPTFDWFLRQGFRARAEPEPAAPPELAALRRNLFAPLTEGAASEGRLRLVSAPDEVREVRALVREALAAARAGTALPRVGILLRQTAAYAPLFAEECAAGGLAAYPHDPPPLATTRAGRSLLMLLRLLESDFARPDVMDLLTYADLAFEAPAATADWDLLSIQAGIVKGRDQWLPRLAAHRRALEALGTEDENPRRTAELLEALTQIEALLGQLIPAIEAIPKTARWSDLTGAVLALFRRFVRQDAGGATVAEAVAELASLDATGAPADLPTLARLARELLETRRPPRPPFGSRGPVVADLLECRGVPFDLVCVPGLVEKGFPALPTQDPLLSDRERARLNERGLRLPLKSDRAAEERLLLRLAVGAARDRVVLSYPRLESGSARERVPSHFLLRAVEAVTGRRCTNATLGGFAGHETLGASAFAPADPARAWREAEYDLAVAGAALQSGRGAELAYLATLSPTFAAARRAEERRWGEAAFTPYDGLLLAPEARDVLRALLGPEPWRMPATALERYAACPFRYFLKHVLGIEPLAEPEAVRRLSHLDRGKLLHTILHRALRQARDEGRLPLRLDAQEALLSIAREEFDEFEKRGLVGLPALWSLERGALEGDLRRFVLDEAADPGDYVPAHFEAAFGTPRGAGDLASARGLVQNLGPAGTIEVVGRIDRIDLTPDGSHGRVVDYKTGAQASPPRRDPLAGGTALQLPLYLKAAELLVPGATMDAALYRHVTERGDYADTAFTRDDYAELEDRLLRILATIVEGIGAGRFFAGVAADQECRSCDYRDVCGVAAEAATRRKLADEAVQTYLAMREAE